A genomic region of Mitsuaria sp. 7 contains the following coding sequences:
- a CDS encoding amidohydrolase family protein, translating into MSLLPRSPRPLLAPLVLALASLLGGAPAQADAYKASPEMAMELRHARWFDGEKLQSGTLYVEDGRFVEKRPRKVNRLLELRGQTLVAPLADAHNHNLQSAWGLDKFGQDYLRDGVFYAAMLCADPAAIEPIRARISQPEAPDVLFATACITSSDGQPLAMLQSGTPPMALDQIVDKAVLVMDTPEQVGQKWPLIAARHTDLVKVIMSYHDRPELRHVPEQRGRLGVTPEVVAEVVRRAHAEDRRVVVHIESAADFAAAVRAGADFIAELPGYFPQHGEAPETHLIPTDVAALAAEKKIGIVTATVATRLFQPEPELLARIEAVQKQNLERLKAAGARLLVGSDLFTGNALNELHHLDQLGVLDKSALLRLATVETPKALFPQRKLGCFQPGCEASFLVLIGNPLEDLDTLDKPILRIKQGRVLTQLEDVAATAGEENNALNSAAGAEKKASGKKSNAKSTSKSTAKKKSSGKPASKSGAR; encoded by the coding sequence ATGTCGCTCCTGCCCCGCTCCCCCCGCCCGCTGCTGGCGCCCCTCGTCCTGGCCCTCGCTTCCCTCCTGGGAGGGGCACCGGCGCAGGCCGACGCCTACAAGGCCAGCCCGGAGATGGCGATGGAGTTGCGCCACGCCCGCTGGTTCGACGGCGAGAAGCTCCAGAGCGGCACGCTCTACGTCGAGGACGGACGCTTCGTCGAGAAGCGCCCCCGCAAGGTCAACCGGCTGCTGGAACTGCGCGGCCAGACGCTGGTGGCGCCGCTCGCGGACGCCCACAACCACAACCTGCAGAGCGCCTGGGGCCTGGACAAGTTCGGTCAGGATTACCTGCGCGACGGCGTGTTCTACGCGGCGATGCTGTGCGCCGATCCGGCCGCGATCGAGCCGATCCGCGCGCGCATCTCGCAGCCGGAGGCGCCGGACGTGCTGTTCGCCACCGCCTGCATCACCTCGTCCGACGGCCAGCCGCTGGCGATGCTGCAGTCGGGCACGCCGCCGATGGCCCTGGACCAGATCGTCGACAAGGCGGTGCTGGTCATGGACACGCCCGAGCAGGTCGGCCAGAAATGGCCGCTGATCGCGGCCCGCCACACCGACCTGGTGAAGGTCATCATGAGCTACCACGACCGCCCGGAGCTGCGCCACGTGCCCGAGCAGCGCGGCCGGCTGGGCGTGACGCCCGAGGTCGTGGCGGAAGTGGTCCGCCGCGCGCATGCCGAGGACCGCCGCGTCGTGGTCCACATCGAGAGTGCGGCCGACTTCGCCGCCGCCGTGCGCGCCGGGGCCGACTTCATCGCCGAGCTGCCGGGCTACTTCCCGCAGCACGGCGAGGCGCCCGAGACCCACCTGATCCCGACCGACGTCGCCGCGCTGGCCGCCGAGAAGAAGATCGGCATCGTCACCGCCACGGTGGCGACGCGACTGTTCCAGCCCGAGCCGGAACTGCTCGCGCGCATCGAGGCCGTGCAGAAGCAGAACCTGGAACGGCTCAAGGCCGCCGGCGCACGGCTGCTGGTCGGCTCCGACCTCTTCACCGGCAACGCGCTGAACGAGTTGCACCACCTCGACCAGTTGGGCGTCCTCGACAAGTCCGCCCTGCTGCGCCTGGCCACGGTGGAGACGCCGAAAGCCCTGTTCCCGCAACGCAAGCTCGGCTGCTTCCAGCCCGGTTGCGAGGCCAGCTTCCTGGTGCTGATCGGCAATCCGCTCGAGGACCTGGACACTCTGGACAAGCCGATCCTGCGCATCAAGCAGGGCCGCGTGCTGACGCAGCTGGAGGACGTCGCCGCAACCGCGGGAGAAGAGAACAACGCCTTGAACTCCGCCGCCGGCGCCGAGAAGAAGGCCTCCGGCAAGAAGTCCAACGCCAAGTCCACCAGCAAGTCCACCGCCAAGAAGAAGTCATCGGGGAAACCCGCATCCAAGAGCGGCGCTCGCTGA
- a CDS encoding MFS transporter, with the protein MSALPIPPSSPRTLSMRQVLICGAAIVTLSMGIRHGFGLWLTPVTMDRGWTREAFSLALAVQNIAWGAAGPFAGMLADRFGALRVLIAGALLYAAGLALMAVSTSTAGFLGSAGVLIGLAQSGTTYAVIYGVISRNVSAEKRSWAMGVAAAAGSFGQFLMVPVENWLIGYNGWQNALFVLAIAACLIIPLAFGLREPARDAAHGAHHQSIGQALREAFGYRSFQLLMLGYFVCGFQVVFIGVHMPSYLKDHGLTPQVATNALALIGLFNVFGTYAAGTLGQKLPKRYLLSGIYLLRSIAIMIFLNVPLTPASVYVFAAVMGVLWLSTVPPTNAIVAQIFGVQHMSMLGGFVFFSHQIGSFLGVWLGGKLYDATGSYDVVWYLAVALGIVAMLANLPVRETAIARRAVPAAA; encoded by the coding sequence ATGAGCGCGCTCCCGATCCCCCCGTCCTCTCCCCGCACGCTGTCCATGCGACAGGTGCTGATCTGCGGTGCCGCGATCGTCACGCTGTCGATGGGCATCCGCCATGGCTTCGGCCTGTGGCTGACGCCGGTCACGATGGACCGGGGCTGGACCCGCGAAGCCTTCTCGCTCGCGCTGGCCGTGCAGAACATCGCCTGGGGCGCGGCCGGCCCGTTCGCCGGCATGCTGGCGGATCGCTTCGGCGCGCTGCGCGTGCTGATCGCCGGCGCGCTCCTCTACGCCGCGGGGCTGGCGCTGATGGCCGTGTCGACCTCGACGGCCGGTTTCCTCGGCAGCGCCGGGGTGCTGATCGGGCTGGCCCAGTCGGGCACCACCTACGCCGTCATCTACGGCGTGATCAGCCGCAACGTGTCCGCGGAGAAACGCTCCTGGGCGATGGGGGTGGCCGCGGCGGCGGGCTCGTTCGGGCAGTTCCTCATGGTGCCGGTCGAGAACTGGCTGATCGGCTACAACGGCTGGCAGAACGCGCTGTTCGTGCTGGCCATCGCCGCCTGCCTGATCATCCCGCTGGCCTTCGGCCTGCGCGAGCCGGCACGCGACGCCGCCCACGGCGCCCACCACCAGAGCATCGGCCAGGCGCTGCGCGAGGCCTTCGGCTACCGCAGCTTCCAGCTGCTGATGCTGGGCTACTTCGTCTGCGGCTTCCAGGTCGTGTTCATCGGCGTCCACATGCCGAGCTACCTGAAGGATCACGGCCTGACCCCGCAGGTCGCCACCAACGCGCTGGCGCTGATCGGCCTGTTCAACGTCTTCGGCACCTACGCCGCGGGCACGCTGGGCCAGAAGCTGCCCAAGCGCTATCTGCTGTCGGGCATCTACCTGCTGCGCTCGATCGCGATCATGATCTTCCTGAACGTGCCGCTGACGCCCGCCAGCGTCTACGTCTTCGCCGCGGTGATGGGCGTGCTCTGGCTGTCCACCGTGCCGCCGACCAACGCGATCGTGGCGCAGATCTTCGGCGTGCAGCACATGTCGATGCTGGGCGGCTTCGTGTTCTTCAGCCACCAGATCGGCAGCTTCCTGGGCGTGTGGCTGGGGGGCAAGCTCTATGACGCGACGGGGTCCTACGACGTGGTCTGGTACCTGGCCGTCGCGCTGGGCATCGTGGCCATGCTGGCCAACCTGCCGGTGCGGGAGACGGCGATCGCGCGTCGCGCGGTGCCGGCCGCGGCATGA
- a CDS encoding SDR family oxidoreductase — translation MVVIITGASDGIGAELARQWARREGAKLSLVLAARSVDKLEKVAAECESLGAHTRVQRCDVESQEDCQELVRTTLGAFGAIDVLVNNAGMSAHALFDQVKDLAWYQRLMLINLWGSAWCTQAALPALKASKGRIVAVSSLAGLLGIPGRTAYSASKFAMTGFFEALRTEVAASGVSVTIAYPGVVDTQIRYRGFNAQGNASGLSSLDERGAMPVHECARLILDGTLARERDIVMTAKGKLGRWLKLLAPAMVDRMAMKALKKEQRPA, via the coding sequence ATGGTCGTGATCATCACCGGCGCCTCCGACGGCATCGGCGCCGAACTGGCGCGTCAATGGGCGCGGCGCGAAGGCGCCAAGCTCTCGCTCGTGCTGGCGGCGCGCAGCGTCGACAAGCTCGAGAAGGTGGCCGCGGAATGCGAGTCGCTCGGCGCCCACACCCGCGTGCAGCGCTGCGACGTCGAGTCGCAGGAGGACTGCCAGGAACTCGTGCGCACGACGCTGGGCGCGTTCGGCGCGATCGACGTGCTGGTCAACAACGCCGGCATGTCCGCGCACGCGCTCTTCGACCAGGTCAAGGACCTGGCCTGGTACCAGCGCCTGATGCTGATCAACCTGTGGGGCTCGGCCTGGTGCACCCAGGCCGCGCTGCCGGCGCTCAAGGCCAGCAAGGGGCGCATCGTCGCGGTCTCCAGCCTGGCCGGCCTGCTCGGCATCCCGGGCCGGACCGCCTACAGCGCCAGCAAGTTCGCGATGACCGGTTTCTTCGAGGCGCTGCGCACCGAGGTCGCCGCCAGCGGCGTCAGCGTGACCATCGCGTATCCCGGCGTCGTCGACACGCAGATCCGCTACCGAGGCTTCAACGCGCAGGGGAATGCGTCGGGGCTGAGCAGCCTGGACGAACGCGGCGCGATGCCGGTGCATGAGTGCGCCAGACTGATCCTGGACGGCACCCTGGCGCGCGAGCGCGACATCGTCATGACCGCCAAGGGCAAGCTGGGCCGCTGGCTCAAGCTCCTGGCGCCGGCCATGGTCGACCGCATGGCGATGAAGGCCCTCAAGAAGGAACAACGGCCCGCATGA
- the dapA gene encoding 4-hydroxy-tetrahydrodipicolinate synthase — protein sequence MNAIVGSIVALVTPMHEDGRIDFDGLRSLIDWHIDQGTDVIGVVGTTGESPTVTMEENREVIRVTVEHVKGRKPVLAGTGANATAEAIELSRFAKQVGADATLSVVPYYNRPSQEGIYQHFKAIAEAVDIPMMLYNVPGRTVADMSVETTLRCASLPGVFGIKDATGNIERAAWLIKHAPQGFSIYSGDDATAIAMMFMGGRGSVSVTANVAPKAMHEMCVAAIEGRVREATALHFQLLPLHKQLFCEPSPAPAKWALNRLGRCPNNLRLPLTPLTPAGQDLVQGALRDAGLL from the coding sequence ATGAACGCAATTGTTGGCAGCATCGTCGCGCTGGTCACGCCGATGCATGAAGACGGCCGCATCGACTTCGATGGGCTGCGCAGCCTGATCGACTGGCACATCGACCAGGGCACGGACGTCATCGGCGTCGTCGGCACGACCGGCGAGTCCCCGACGGTCACGATGGAAGAGAACCGCGAGGTCATCCGCGTCACGGTCGAGCACGTCAAGGGCCGCAAGCCGGTCCTGGCCGGCACCGGCGCCAACGCCACCGCCGAGGCCATCGAACTGAGCCGCTTCGCCAAGCAGGTCGGCGCCGATGCCACGCTGTCGGTCGTCCCCTACTACAACCGTCCGTCGCAGGAAGGCATCTACCAGCACTTCAAGGCGATCGCGGAAGCGGTCGACATTCCGATGATGCTGTACAACGTCCCCGGCCGCACGGTCGCGGACATGTCGGTGGAAACGACGCTGCGCTGCGCCTCGCTGCCCGGCGTGTTCGGCATCAAGGACGCGACCGGCAACATCGAGCGCGCGGCCTGGCTGATCAAGCATGCGCCCCAGGGCTTCAGCATCTATTCCGGCGACGACGCCACCGCCATCGCCATGATGTTCATGGGCGGCCGCGGCTCCGTCAGCGTCACCGCCAACGTCGCCCCCAAGGCCATGCACGAGATGTGCGTGGCCGCGATCGAAGGCCGCGTGCGCGAAGCCACCGCGCTGCACTTCCAGCTGCTGCCGCTGCACAAGCAGCTGTTCTGCGAGCCCAGCCCGGCCCCGGCCAAGTGGGCCCTGAACAGGCTGGGCCGCTGCCCCAACAACCTGCGCCTGCCGCTGACGCCGCTGACGCCTGCCGGCCAGGACCTGGTCCAGGGCGCCCTGCGTGACGCCGGCCTGCTCTAA
- the bamC gene encoding outer membrane protein assembly factor BamC, with protein sequence MTRSLSESGAPTPVRVACLMALASLTACSTFESITSSDKVDYRTQAKQTTGLDVPPDLTQLPKENRPTGPISAAQMAAQPNAQRQAVATAGAPVALDKAGTVEFHRLGNARWLHSTLPPEQLWPQIKGFWQDRGFTIESEDQNVGLMETNWAENKAKLPQDFIRKTLGSLLDSLYSTGERDRYRTRLERNDQGGTDIYVTHRGLIEVYTNSQRDETGWQPRPSDPELEAEMTSRLMLKLGGKDEDAKTMVANAQQPAPSFAEAPRGNAPRSLADVPDQLKINEDFDRAWRRVGQSLDRHGFTIEDRDRKQGLFFLRYADPNQAGKEEPNFFQRLFGATSASTAVRYRVSVKTEGTTSTVAILDDKGQQQTNEMAKRILQLLMEDVR encoded by the coding sequence GTGACTCGTTCCCTTTCTGAATCCGGCGCGCCCACTCCGGTGCGCGTGGCCTGCCTGATGGCGCTGGCCTCGCTGACGGCGTGCAGCACGTTCGAGAGCATCACCAGCAGCGACAAGGTCGACTACCGCACCCAGGCCAAGCAGACCACCGGCCTGGACGTGCCGCCGGACCTGACGCAGCTGCCCAAGGAGAACCGCCCCACCGGCCCGATCAGCGCCGCGCAGATGGCCGCTCAGCCGAACGCCCAGCGCCAGGCCGTCGCCACCGCGGGCGCACCGGTCGCGCTGGACAAGGCCGGCACCGTCGAATTCCATCGCCTGGGCAACGCCCGCTGGCTGCACAGCACGCTCCCGCCGGAGCAGCTCTGGCCGCAGATCAAGGGCTTCTGGCAGGACCGCGGCTTCACGATCGAGTCCGAGGACCAGAACGTCGGCCTGATGGAAACCAACTGGGCCGAGAACAAGGCCAAGCTGCCGCAGGACTTCATCCGCAAGACGCTGGGCTCGCTGCTGGACTCGCTGTACTCCACCGGTGAGCGCGACCGCTATCGCACCCGCCTGGAGCGCAACGACCAGGGCGGCACCGACATCTACGTCACGCACCGCGGCCTGATCGAGGTCTACACGAACTCGCAGCGTGACGAGACCGGCTGGCAGCCCCGCCCGTCCGATCCGGAGCTGGAAGCCGAGATGACCTCGCGCCTGATGCTCAAGCTCGGCGGCAAGGACGAAGACGCCAAGACGATGGTCGCCAACGCGCAGCAGCCGGCGCCGTCGTTCGCCGAAGCGCCGCGTGGCAACGCGCCGCGCTCGCTGGCGGACGTGCCGGACCAGTTGAAGATCAACGAGGACTTCGACCGCGCCTGGCGCCGTGTCGGCCAGTCGCTGGACCGTCATGGCTTCACGATCGAGGACCGGGACCGCAAGCAGGGCCTGTTCTTCCTGCGCTACGCCGATCCCAACCAGGCCGGCAAGGAAGAGCCCAACTTCTTCCAACGCCTGTTCGGCGCGACCAGCGCGTCGACCGCCGTGCGCTATCGCGTGTCGGTCAAGACCGAGGGCACGACCTCGACGGTCGCCATCCTGGACGACAAGGGTCAGCAGCAGACCAACGAAATGGCCAAGCGCATCCTGCAATTGCTGATGGAAGACGTGCGCTGA
- a CDS encoding JmjC domain-containing protein gives MDIAAKLPLLGGLSPAQFMKRHWQKQPLLVRQALPGVVPPVDRAGLARLAASDEVESRLVSQQDGGRWTMRQGPIAKLPAWSKPQWTLLVQGLDLHVEPAQALLSRFRFVPEARLDDLMLSYASEGGGVGPHFDSYDVFLIQVSGRRHWRIGRLGVSTTGALREDVPLKVLADFEPEQEFVLEPGDMLYLPPGWAHDGVAVGGDCMTASVGFRSPWRSELANELLVRLTDDEEAPRGDRMYVDPRQTATGEPGRIPEALTTFAREAVLRAASQPLALERALGEALTEPKPRVFFEPGAALPPGQGARLSARSRMMYDAAHVFINGQSFRAGGRDATLMRRMADRRALSAGEVAKLSDGARDLLDQWTEDGWVLPA, from the coding sequence ATCGACATCGCCGCGAAGCTGCCGCTGCTCGGCGGCCTCAGCCCCGCCCAGTTCATGAAGCGGCATTGGCAGAAGCAGCCCCTGCTGGTGCGCCAGGCGCTGCCCGGCGTGGTGCCGCCTGTCGATCGCGCCGGGCTGGCCCGTCTGGCGGCCAGCGACGAGGTGGAATCGCGCCTCGTGTCGCAGCAGGACGGCGGCCGCTGGACGATGCGCCAGGGCCCGATCGCCAAGCTGCCCGCCTGGAGCAAGCCGCAATGGACGCTGCTGGTGCAAGGGCTGGACCTGCACGTCGAGCCCGCGCAGGCACTGCTCAGCCGCTTCCGCTTCGTGCCGGAGGCGCGTCTGGACGACCTGATGCTGTCGTATGCCAGCGAGGGCGGCGGCGTCGGCCCGCATTTCGATTCCTACGACGTCTTCCTGATCCAGGTCAGCGGCCGGCGCCATTGGCGCATCGGCCGACTGGGCGTCTCGACCACCGGCGCGCTGCGCGAGGACGTGCCGCTGAAGGTGCTGGCGGACTTCGAGCCGGAGCAGGAGTTCGTGCTCGAACCCGGCGACATGCTGTACCTGCCGCCGGGCTGGGCGCACGACGGAGTGGCGGTCGGCGGCGACTGCATGACGGCCTCCGTGGGCTTCCGCTCGCCGTGGCGCAGCGAACTGGCCAATGAGCTGCTGGTGCGCCTGACCGACGACGAGGAGGCGCCGCGCGGCGACCGGATGTATGTCGATCCGCGTCAGACCGCCACCGGCGAGCCGGGTCGCATTCCCGAGGCGCTCACGACCTTCGCCCGCGAAGCGGTGTTGAGAGCCGCGTCGCAACCGCTGGCGCTGGAACGCGCGCTGGGCGAGGCGCTGACGGAACCGAAGCCCCGGGTCTTCTTCGAGCCCGGCGCCGCGCTGCCGCCGGGGCAGGGCGCGCGCTTGAGCGCCCGCAGCCGCATGATGTATGACGCGGCGCATGTCTTCATCAATGGACAATCCTTCCGCGCCGGCGGACGCGACGCGACGCTGATGCGCCGGATGGCGGATCGCCGCGCGCTGTCCGCCGGCGAGGTCGCAAAGCTGAGCGACGGCGCACGCGATTTGCTGGATCAGTGGACGGAAGACGGCTGGGTGCTGCCCGCCTGA
- a CDS encoding peptidylprolyl isomerase: protein MQITAPCVVSLTWRLEDAQGQAVEVLDPPMEFFYGGQDLFTKVEEALADKVAGDEVSVALEPEDAFGDYDSALVCFEPREVFPENVDAGMQFEGLPEGASTPDMPADRIYTVTEVYPEHIVLDGNHPLAGVGLRIHVTVHDVREATEEELEAGSLGDSGFSVATGLTTGPGPDEPIH, encoded by the coding sequence ATGCAAATCACTGCCCCCTGCGTCGTCTCCCTGACCTGGAGACTCGAGGACGCCCAAGGCCAAGCCGTCGAGGTGCTGGACCCGCCGATGGAGTTCTTTTACGGCGGCCAGGACCTGTTCACCAAGGTTGAAGAAGCGCTGGCCGACAAGGTCGCCGGCGACGAGGTCAGCGTGGCGCTCGAGCCCGAGGACGCGTTCGGCGACTACGACAGCGCCCTGGTCTGTTTCGAGCCGCGTGAGGTCTTCCCCGAGAACGTCGATGCCGGCATGCAGTTCGAAGGACTGCCCGAAGGCGCGTCCACGCCCGACATGCCGGCGGACCGCATCTACACGGTGACCGAGGTCTATCCGGAGCACATCGTCCTGGACGGCAATCATCCCTTGGCCGGTGTCGGCTTGCGCATCCACGTGACGGTGCACGACGTGCGCGAAGCCACTGAGGAAGAGCTCGAAGCCGGTTCGCTGGGCGATTCGGGCTTCAGCGTCGCCACCGGCCTCACCACCGGCCCGGGGCCGGACGAGCCGATCCACTGA
- a CDS encoding EAL domain-containing protein — MQSSRPSRSGVTVTRLLIPPEPACSRFARQSIIDGSVEPMGQELCFRWNAGVRRAPPPSAYATSLLLSQALLDGGVAHRRPGCLFIGMDAATLLSPIADVLCGAIGAIQLPLGVPVQESLTRRIAQLHARGYRFALAGVVSPDDPRAVWLPMVSFVKLDVSLAPVSAWASVQELARQAGATLIADRMTESGDYLRLKALGVRYFQGDLLMPPQEESPRSLPSCDLDVLGRLFRLLRHGAPHEALAMTAASDPALVIRLLMLHRLHAGRARPPATLTETLAGLPEPVLIGWLHVLRSSTFDLTPSTQSWSHAVREQIHNYRARLIGARVCCTPAELEAKVFDLYRRLCSREPAAPAPWSPTDPSGKG, encoded by the coding sequence ATGCAATCTTCCCGACCCTCCCGCAGCGGCGTTACGGTGACCCGGCTGCTGATTCCCCCTGAACCCGCCTGCTCGCGTTTTGCACGTCAATCCATCATCGACGGCTCCGTCGAGCCGATGGGACAGGAGTTGTGCTTCCGCTGGAACGCCGGCGTGCGCCGTGCACCGCCGCCCAGCGCCTATGCGACCAGCCTCCTGCTGAGTCAGGCCTTGCTGGACGGTGGCGTGGCGCATCGCCGCCCGGGCTGCCTGTTCATCGGCATGGACGCGGCGACCCTGCTCAGTCCGATCGCCGATGTCCTGTGCGGCGCGATCGGCGCCATCCAGCTGCCGCTGGGCGTCCCCGTCCAGGAATCGCTGACCCGCCGCATCGCGCAATTGCATGCGCGCGGCTACCGCTTTGCGCTGGCGGGCGTGGTGTCGCCGGATGATCCGCGTGCCGTCTGGCTGCCGATGGTCTCGTTCGTGAAGCTGGACGTGTCGCTCGCGCCGGTGAGCGCCTGGGCCTCGGTCCAGGAACTGGCGCGCCAGGCCGGGGCGACGCTGATCGCCGACCGGATGACCGAGTCCGGGGACTACCTGCGCCTCAAGGCGCTGGGCGTCCGCTACTTCCAGGGCGACTTGTTGATGCCGCCCCAGGAAGAGTCGCCGCGGTCGCTGCCGAGCTGCGATCTGGACGTGCTGGGACGCCTGTTCCGCCTGCTGCGCCACGGTGCGCCGCATGAGGCGCTGGCCATGACCGCGGCCTCGGACCCCGCGCTGGTGATCCGGCTGCTGATGCTCCATCGCCTGCATGCCGGCCGGGCACGACCGCCGGCGACCCTCACCGAGACCCTGGCGGGCCTGCCGGAGCCGGTGTTGATCGGCTGGTTGCACGTGCTGCGAAGCAGCACCTTCGACCTGACGCCGAGCACCCAGAGTTGGTCCCACGCGGTCCGGGAGCAGATCCACAACTATCGGGCGCGATTGATCGGGGCGCGCGTCTGCTGCACGCCGGCGGAGTTGGAGGCGAAGGTCTTCGATCTCTACCGGCGCCTGTGCTCACGAGAGCCCGCCGCGCCAGCGCCCTGGTCGCCGACCGACCCCTCAGGCAAGGGCTGA
- a CDS encoding sensor histidine kinase: protein MSSPRRSSLKTVFFWLTFFILALLVVATSSLATRVYRVEGAQDLEIVEASSAARDAGPEFPRLEGAVLAHEGRVVLPYFHDVSLAVGLKRVRFRIDLDRYLSRPAPCCEPRMGAPFRGESRIPGTSLLISQALDGMDVYLNGVWVAGLPKSTVDARYKWYRPLQVPLARSLVRPEGNVLTIELTTWDRQVHIAPIYIGDLDTISYISELTLFVGTSLANASNVFCLLAGMFMLGAWLANRREGAVFLHAGATTVLWSVLFSLVLLPYVPAALLPLWLWAQYACIGGVVVVLTLFIFAFVDEPLGRGGSLALFSVAAFAAVTYPLLDARGREWLDAYWLPVLLVFHLYACSRLALHVARTRSRTAMSLLFQSVLAQVFALRDHNAVRELVSFPMPDAGWSLSHLLVTPIFLSHLSVPLLLFVVAQILLTKFQANVKRVRDNNRILTDTLQQRERELLISYNRQREMETESAAQAERDRIYRDLHDGIGSKLVTTLFSVRDRDIDHDRLERGLMDALKDLREIISVTEVHEQRTIHDILFTYCSNLDESLTRADFQIEYDISEGPEIVLLADLSKQVMRIVEESVANTIKYAQASRLSIRMTVPQGEQLEVLIEDNGQSGAAQRDARADTAFDESPLTGGTGLQGLRRRAERIGAAFHFERTPQGARTSLTLPLTALVARDPVNESVDDCSQSETAALPLS from the coding sequence ATGAGTAGTCCGAGGCGGAGCTCGCTGAAGACGGTGTTCTTCTGGCTGACCTTCTTCATCCTGGCCCTGCTGGTCGTGGCGACCAGCAGTCTGGCGACGCGGGTCTACCGCGTCGAAGGGGCCCAGGACCTGGAGATCGTCGAAGCGAGCTCCGCGGCGCGCGATGCAGGCCCGGAGTTCCCCCGGCTGGAAGGGGCGGTCCTTGCCCATGAGGGGCGTGTCGTGCTCCCGTACTTCCATGACGTCAGTCTGGCGGTCGGATTGAAGCGGGTGAGATTCCGGATCGATCTGGACCGCTACCTCTCCCGCCCGGCGCCGTGCTGCGAGCCCCGGATGGGGGCGCCCTTCCGGGGAGAGTCGCGGATCCCCGGCACCAGCCTGCTGATCAGCCAGGCCCTGGACGGCATGGACGTCTACCTGAACGGTGTCTGGGTCGCCGGGCTGCCGAAATCGACCGTCGACGCGCGCTACAAGTGGTACCGCCCCTTGCAGGTGCCCTTGGCGCGCAGCCTCGTGCGGCCCGAAGGCAATGTGCTGACGATCGAGCTCACGACCTGGGATCGACAGGTCCACATCGCGCCGATCTACATCGGGGATCTCGACACCATCTCCTACATCAGCGAACTGACCCTGTTCGTCGGGACCTCGCTGGCCAATGCGTCCAACGTCTTCTGCCTGCTGGCGGGGATGTTCATGCTGGGCGCCTGGCTGGCGAACCGCCGCGAGGGGGCCGTGTTCCTGCATGCGGGCGCGACGACGGTGCTGTGGTCGGTGCTGTTCTCGCTGGTGCTGCTGCCGTACGTCCCGGCCGCGCTGCTGCCGCTGTGGCTCTGGGCGCAGTACGCCTGCATCGGCGGCGTCGTGGTGGTGCTCACGCTGTTCATCTTCGCCTTCGTCGACGAGCCCCTGGGGCGGGGCGGCAGCCTGGCCCTGTTCAGCGTGGCGGCGTTTGCCGCGGTCACCTACCCGCTGCTGGACGCGCGCGGGCGCGAGTGGCTCGATGCCTACTGGTTGCCGGTGCTGCTGGTGTTCCATCTCTACGCCTGTTCGCGCCTGGCGTTGCACGTGGCGCGGACGCGCTCGCGCACGGCGATGTCGCTGCTGTTCCAGTCCGTGCTGGCGCAGGTCTTCGCGCTGCGCGACCACAACGCGGTGCGGGAGCTGGTGTCCTTCCCGATGCCTGACGCGGGCTGGTCGCTCTCGCACCTGCTGGTCACGCCGATCTTCCTGAGCCACCTGAGCGTGCCGCTGCTGCTGTTCGTCGTGGCGCAGATCCTGCTGACGAAGTTCCAGGCGAACGTGAAGCGCGTGCGCGACAACAACCGCATCCTCACGGACACGCTGCAGCAGCGCGAACGGGAGCTGCTGATCAGCTACAACCGCCAGCGCGAGATGGAAACCGAGTCCGCCGCCCAGGCCGAGCGGGACCGGATCTACCGGGACCTGCACGATGGCATCGGCTCCAAGCTGGTCACGACGCTGTTCAGCGTGCGCGACCGCGACATCGACCATGACCGCCTCGAGCGCGGGTTGATGGACGCGTTGAAGGACCTGCGCGAGATCATCTCGGTGACGGAGGTGCACGAGCAGCGGACGATCCACGACATCCTTTTCACCTACTGCAGCAACCTCGACGAATCGCTCACCCGGGCCGATTTCCAGATCGAGTACGACATTTCCGAAGGCCCTGAAATCGTGCTGCTGGCCGATCTCTCCAAGCAGGTGATGCGCATCGTCGAGGAGTCGGTCGCCAACACCATCAAGTACGCCCAGGCGAGCCGGCTCTCCATCCGCATGACGGTGCCGCAGGGCGAACAGCTGGAGGTCCTGATCGAGGACAACGGCCAGTCCGGGGCGGCGCAGCGCGACGCGCGCGCCGACACGGCCTTTGACGAGTCGCCGCTGACCGGAGGAACCGGCCTGCAGGGCCTGCGACGTCGCGCCGAACGCATAGGCGCGGCCTTCCATTTCGAACGCACGCCGCAGGGCGCGCGCACCTCATTGACCCTGCCGTTGACGGCTTTGGTGGCCCGGGATCCAGTAAACGAGTCGGTCGACGACTGTTCCCAGTCGGAAACCGCTGCATTACCACTGAGCTGA